A section of the Oncorhynchus nerka isolate Pitt River linkage group LG3, Oner_Uvic_2.0, whole genome shotgun sequence genome encodes:
- the LOC115104088 gene encoding platelet endothelial aggregation receptor 1-like isoform X2 has product MFWFGMTLARHTRAEVEIERVEMRTMQSLQTCTVLLVLSVLIGLSWSLNPRDPNVCSVWESFPTSVKESYAHPYDQVTEEPCSEPRTSYRCTRHRITYKTAYRQAVKMDYRRRYQCCPGYYESRDKCVPRCTKECVHGRCVAPDRCQCEGGWRGDDCSSACDDQHWGPGCGQLCKCENGGLCNPVTGTCQCPPGYIGRRCEDPCPPVTFGKGCLQKCQCGTGGSCNKVTGECLCRENFTGTFCEKSCPKIRCLPRCPCQNGGICQGKGICACPPGWTGEVCTERCAEGRFGPNCAQECVCHNRGHCDPETGQCNCAEGFTGNRCSEECQVGSYGRDCKGVCDCANGARCFNIDGGCLCEPGFSGPQCRERMCRHGTYGLHCEHTCLCHDTHTLSCHPLKGECTCQPGWAGLYCNETCARGYYGHGCLEPCLCVNGGVCDSVSGRCHCAPGYTGAHCESPCKSGTYGKDCSLECSCSNSVDCSPIDGTCFCKEGWRGRYCSIPCSKDTWGLGCNATCQCANVALCNPADGSCTCSPGWQGPLCDQPCPMGTFGPGCLKRCDCLNADSCQGASGQCQCLPGWTGARCAQTCPEGTWGRHCNQSCFCQNSATCLPHSGACVCRQGYWGPTCQHMCSAGVYGDQCSITCPSCAHSSSCHHVTGQCVCTPGYTGALCEQACPVGLYGKQCTGVCRCAHNSTCNHQDGSCFCPPGWTGPDCTLQCRPGMFGLNCAQVCSCPPNFYCDPQTGECVCESGPGIDCKKERFVSMMVPVSPGERDSWGAIVGIVVLVILVVLLLALLLLYRRRQKDKQANTPTVSFSTSRTVNSEYAIPDVPHSYHHYYNPSYHTLTGGRPPLPHVPNNQDRAIKNTNNQLFCNVKNMERERGRGLFGVESNATLPADWKHHEAGKEPELKDTVVAASSSSLNSENPYATIKDLPFGPPESSYMEMRTTVPHERSYTEISPPPFSTATLRRERSSLGQVPEQEPQNHYDLPVNSHIPGHYDLPPVRRPPSPTCRRLPQ; this is encoded by the exons gaacCTTGCTCCGAGCCACGCACCTCTTACAGATGCACCCGTCACAG GATCACCTATAAGACAGCATACAGACAGGCGGTGAAGATGGACTACCGCCGGAGGTACCAGTGTTGCCCTGGTTACTACGAGAGCAGAGACAAATGTGTCC CTCGCTGTACTAAGGAGTGTGTCCATGGGAGATGTGTTGCTCCAGACCGCTGCCAGTGTGAGGGAGGCTGGCGTGGCGACGACTGCTCCAGTG CCTGCGATGACCAACACTGGGGTCCAGGTTGTGGTCAGCTGTGTAAGTGTGAGAACGGAGGCCTGTGCAATCCTGTGACCGGTACCTGCCAGTGTCCTCCAGGCTACATTGGGCGCCGCTGTGAGGACCCCTGCCCACCAGTCACCTTTGGCAAGGGCTGTCTTCAGAAGTGCCAGTGTGGAACTGGGGGTTCCTGCAATAAAGTGACCGGAGAGTGCCTGTGTCGAGAAAATTTCACTGGTACATT CTGTGAGAAGTCTTGCCCAAAGATTCGATGCCTGCCGCGATGCCCGTGCCAGAACGGGGGCATTTGCCAGGGGAAAGGAATCTGTGCGTGCCCCCCTGGGTGGACG ggtgAGGTGTGTACAGAGCGCTGTGCAGAGGGCAGGTTTGGTCCTAACTGTGCCCAAGAGTGTGTATGTCACAACCGGGGCCACTGCGACCCTGAGACAGGCCAGTGCAATTGTGCTGAAGGCTTCACTGGAAACAG GTGCAGCGAGGAGTGTCAGGTGGGTAGTTATGGGCGGGACTGTAAGGGTGTGTGCGACTGTGCCAACGGGGCTCGCTGCTTTAACATCGACGGAGGCTGTCTGTGTGAGCCTGGCTTCAGTGGACCCCAGTGCAGAGAGAGGATGTGTAGGCACGGCACCTACGGCCTTCACTGTGAACACACCTGCCTCtgccacgacacacacacactcag CTGTCACCCACTGAAAGGCGAATGCACGTGCCAGCCTGGCTGGGCGGGGCTTTACTGCAACGAGACCTGCGCCCGTGGTTACTACGGCCATGGTTGCCTGGAGCCCTGCCTGTGTGTCAACGGAGGGGTGTGTGACAGTGTGAGCGGGCGCTGCCACTGTGCCCCTGGGTACACG GGTGCTCACTGTGAGAGTCCCTGTAAGAGTGGTACCTATGGGAAGGACTGTTCTCTGGAGTGCTCCTGTTCCAACTCAGTGGACTGCTCTCCCATTGATGGGACCTGCTTCTGCAAAGAGG gctggcgAGGGCGGTACTGCTCCATACCCTGTTCTAAGGACACCTGGGGCCTGGGTTGCAACGCCACATGCCAGTGTGCCAATGTGGCTTTGTGTAACCCAGCAGACGGATCCTGCACTTGCTCTCCAGGCTGGCAGGGGCCCCTGTGCGACCAACCATGCCCC ATGGGCACGTTCGGGCCAGGCTGCCTGAAGAGGTGTGACTGCCTCAATGCAGACAGCTGCCAGGGTGCCAGCGGGCAGTGCCAGTGTCTGCCAGGGTGGACTG GTGCTCGCTGTGCCCAGACATGCCCAGAGGGTACATGGGGACGTCACTGTAACCAGAGCTGCTTCTGTCAGAACAGTGCCACCTGTCTGCCACACAGCGGTGCCTGTGTTTGTCGCCAAGGTTACTGGGGACCCACCTGTCAGCATA tgtGCAGTGCAGGTGTGTATGGTGACCAGTGCAGTATAACATGCCCGTCCTGTGCCCACTCCTCCTCCTGCCACCATGTcacaggccagtgtgtgtgtacccCCGGGTACACTGGAGCCCTTTGTGAACAAG CCTGTCCAGTGGGTCTCTATGGTAAGCAGTGTACTGGAGTGTGTAGATGTGCCCACAACTCAACGTGCAACCATCAAGATGGGTCCTGCTTCTGCCCCCCAGGATGGACAGGCCCTGACTGTACTTTAC AATGCCGTCCTGGGATGTTTGGCCTTAACTGTGCCCAAGTCTGCTCCTGCCCACCCAACTTCTACTGTGACCCACAgacaggggagtgtgtgtgtgaatcaggACCAGGGATCGACTGCAAAAAAG AACGCTTTGTGAGTATGATGGTGCCCGTGTCCCCGGGGGAGAGGGACTCATGGGGGGCCATCGTGGGTATCGTGGTGCTGGTCATCCTGGTGGTGCTGCTGCTGGCCCTGCTACTGCTCTACCGCCGCCGGCAGAAAGACAAGCAAGCCAACACACCGAcagtctccttctccacctcGCGCACCGTCAACTCCGAATACGCAATACCAG ATGTTCCTCAcagctaccaccactactacaaccccagctaccacacactgactggggGCAGACCCCCTCTACCACACGTCCCCAACAACCAGGACCGCGCCATCAAG AACACCAATAACCAGCTCTTCTGTAACGTGAagaacatggagagggagagagggcgaggcCTGTTTGGGGTGGAGAGCAATGCCACTTTGCCTGCAGACTGGAAACACCATGAGGCTGGCAAAGAACCAG AGCTGAAGGACACTGTGGTGGCAGCTAGCAGCAGTTCTCTGAACAGTGAGAACCCCTACGCCACCATTAAAGACCTGCCCTTCGGCCCTCCCGAGAGCAGCTACATGGAGATGAGGACGACCGTGCCCCATGAGAGGTCCTACACGGAGATCAGCCCTCCACCATTCAGCACAGCAACATTACGCAGAG AGCGCAGTTCCCTTGGCCAGGTCCCAGAGCAGGAGCCCCAGAATCACTATGACCTACCTGTGAACAGCCACATCCCAGGACACTATGACCTGCCACCTGTCCGCCGCCCACCCTCTCCCACATGCAGGAGACTGCCCCAATGA
- the LOC115104088 gene encoding platelet endothelial aggregation receptor 1-like isoform X1 has protein sequence MFWFGMTLARHTRAEVEIERVEMRTMQSLQTCTVLLVLSVLIGLSWSLNPRDPNVCSVWESFPTSVKESYAHPYDQVTEEPCSEPRTSYRCTRHRITYKTAYRQAVKMDYRRRYQCCPGYYESRDKCVPRCTKECVHGRCVAPDRCQCEGGWRGDDCSSACDDQHWGPGCGQLCKCENGGLCNPVTGTCQCPPGYIGRRCEDPCPPVTFGKGCLQKCQCGTGGSCNKVTGECLCRENFTGTFCEKSCPKIRCLPRCPCQNGGICQGKGICACPPGWTGEVCTERCAEGRFGPNCAQECVCHNRGHCDPETGQCNCAEGFTGNRCSEECQVGSYGRDCKGVCDCANGARCFNIDGGCLCEPGFSGPQCRERMCRHGTYGLHCEHTCLCHDTHTLSCHPLKGECTCQPGWAGLYCNETCARGYYGHGCLEPCLCVNGGVCDSVSGRCHCAPGYTGAHCESPCKSGTYGKDCSLECSCSNSVDCSPIDGTCFCKEGWRGRYCSIPCSKDTWGLGCNATCQCANVALCNPADGSCTCSPGWQGPLCDQPCPMGTFGPGCLKRCDCLNADSCQGASGQCQCLPGWTGARCAQTCPEGTWGRHCNQSCFCQNSATCLPHSGACVCRQGYWGPTCQHMCSAGVYGDQCSITCPSCAHSSSCHHVTGQCVCTPGYTGALCEQACPVGLYGKQCTGVCRCAHNSTCNHQDGSCFCPPGWTGPDCTLQCRPGMFGLNCAQVCSCPPNFYCDPQTGECVCESGPGIDCKKERFVSMMVPVSPGERDSWGAIVGIVVLVILVVLLLALLLLYRRRQKDKQANTPTVSFSTSRTVNSEYAIPDVPHSYHHYYNPSYHTLTGGRPPLPHVPNNQDRAIKNTNNQLFCNVKNMERERGRGLFGVESNATLPADWKHHEAGKEPGAFGIDRSYSYSASLHYNKELKDTVVAASSSSLNSENPYATIKDLPFGPPESSYMEMRTTVPHERSYTEISPPPFSTATLRRERSSLGQVPEQEPQNHYDLPVNSHIPGHYDLPPVRRPPSPTCRRLPQ, from the exons gaacCTTGCTCCGAGCCACGCACCTCTTACAGATGCACCCGTCACAG GATCACCTATAAGACAGCATACAGACAGGCGGTGAAGATGGACTACCGCCGGAGGTACCAGTGTTGCCCTGGTTACTACGAGAGCAGAGACAAATGTGTCC CTCGCTGTACTAAGGAGTGTGTCCATGGGAGATGTGTTGCTCCAGACCGCTGCCAGTGTGAGGGAGGCTGGCGTGGCGACGACTGCTCCAGTG CCTGCGATGACCAACACTGGGGTCCAGGTTGTGGTCAGCTGTGTAAGTGTGAGAACGGAGGCCTGTGCAATCCTGTGACCGGTACCTGCCAGTGTCCTCCAGGCTACATTGGGCGCCGCTGTGAGGACCCCTGCCCACCAGTCACCTTTGGCAAGGGCTGTCTTCAGAAGTGCCAGTGTGGAACTGGGGGTTCCTGCAATAAAGTGACCGGAGAGTGCCTGTGTCGAGAAAATTTCACTGGTACATT CTGTGAGAAGTCTTGCCCAAAGATTCGATGCCTGCCGCGATGCCCGTGCCAGAACGGGGGCATTTGCCAGGGGAAAGGAATCTGTGCGTGCCCCCCTGGGTGGACG ggtgAGGTGTGTACAGAGCGCTGTGCAGAGGGCAGGTTTGGTCCTAACTGTGCCCAAGAGTGTGTATGTCACAACCGGGGCCACTGCGACCCTGAGACAGGCCAGTGCAATTGTGCTGAAGGCTTCACTGGAAACAG GTGCAGCGAGGAGTGTCAGGTGGGTAGTTATGGGCGGGACTGTAAGGGTGTGTGCGACTGTGCCAACGGGGCTCGCTGCTTTAACATCGACGGAGGCTGTCTGTGTGAGCCTGGCTTCAGTGGACCCCAGTGCAGAGAGAGGATGTGTAGGCACGGCACCTACGGCCTTCACTGTGAACACACCTGCCTCtgccacgacacacacacactcag CTGTCACCCACTGAAAGGCGAATGCACGTGCCAGCCTGGCTGGGCGGGGCTTTACTGCAACGAGACCTGCGCCCGTGGTTACTACGGCCATGGTTGCCTGGAGCCCTGCCTGTGTGTCAACGGAGGGGTGTGTGACAGTGTGAGCGGGCGCTGCCACTGTGCCCCTGGGTACACG GGTGCTCACTGTGAGAGTCCCTGTAAGAGTGGTACCTATGGGAAGGACTGTTCTCTGGAGTGCTCCTGTTCCAACTCAGTGGACTGCTCTCCCATTGATGGGACCTGCTTCTGCAAAGAGG gctggcgAGGGCGGTACTGCTCCATACCCTGTTCTAAGGACACCTGGGGCCTGGGTTGCAACGCCACATGCCAGTGTGCCAATGTGGCTTTGTGTAACCCAGCAGACGGATCCTGCACTTGCTCTCCAGGCTGGCAGGGGCCCCTGTGCGACCAACCATGCCCC ATGGGCACGTTCGGGCCAGGCTGCCTGAAGAGGTGTGACTGCCTCAATGCAGACAGCTGCCAGGGTGCCAGCGGGCAGTGCCAGTGTCTGCCAGGGTGGACTG GTGCTCGCTGTGCCCAGACATGCCCAGAGGGTACATGGGGACGTCACTGTAACCAGAGCTGCTTCTGTCAGAACAGTGCCACCTGTCTGCCACACAGCGGTGCCTGTGTTTGTCGCCAAGGTTACTGGGGACCCACCTGTCAGCATA tgtGCAGTGCAGGTGTGTATGGTGACCAGTGCAGTATAACATGCCCGTCCTGTGCCCACTCCTCCTCCTGCCACCATGTcacaggccagtgtgtgtgtacccCCGGGTACACTGGAGCCCTTTGTGAACAAG CCTGTCCAGTGGGTCTCTATGGTAAGCAGTGTACTGGAGTGTGTAGATGTGCCCACAACTCAACGTGCAACCATCAAGATGGGTCCTGCTTCTGCCCCCCAGGATGGACAGGCCCTGACTGTACTTTAC AATGCCGTCCTGGGATGTTTGGCCTTAACTGTGCCCAAGTCTGCTCCTGCCCACCCAACTTCTACTGTGACCCACAgacaggggagtgtgtgtgtgaatcaggACCAGGGATCGACTGCAAAAAAG AACGCTTTGTGAGTATGATGGTGCCCGTGTCCCCGGGGGAGAGGGACTCATGGGGGGCCATCGTGGGTATCGTGGTGCTGGTCATCCTGGTGGTGCTGCTGCTGGCCCTGCTACTGCTCTACCGCCGCCGGCAGAAAGACAAGCAAGCCAACACACCGAcagtctccttctccacctcGCGCACCGTCAACTCCGAATACGCAATACCAG ATGTTCCTCAcagctaccaccactactacaaccccagctaccacacactgactggggGCAGACCCCCTCTACCACACGTCCCCAACAACCAGGACCGCGCCATCAAG AACACCAATAACCAGCTCTTCTGTAACGTGAagaacatggagagggagagagggcgaggcCTGTTTGGGGTGGAGAGCAATGCCACTTTGCCTGCAGACTGGAAACACCATGAGGCTGGCAAAGAACCAG GAGCTTTTGGCATTGACCGCAGTTATAGCTACAGTGCCAGCCTTCATTACAACAAAG AGCTGAAGGACACTGTGGTGGCAGCTAGCAGCAGTTCTCTGAACAGTGAGAACCCCTACGCCACCATTAAAGACCTGCCCTTCGGCCCTCCCGAGAGCAGCTACATGGAGATGAGGACGACCGTGCCCCATGAGAGGTCCTACACGGAGATCAGCCCTCCACCATTCAGCACAGCAACATTACGCAGAG AGCGCAGTTCCCTTGGCCAGGTCCCAGAGCAGGAGCCCCAGAATCACTATGACCTACCTGTGAACAGCCACATCCCAGGACACTATGACCTGCCACCTGTCCGCCGCCCACCCTCTCCCACATGCAGGAGACTGCCCCAATGA
- the LOC115104088 gene encoding platelet endothelial aggregation receptor 1-like isoform X3 yields the protein MQSLQTCTVLLVLSVLIGLSWSLNPRDPNVCSVWESFPTSVKESYAHPYDQVTEEPCSEPRTSYRCTRHRITYKTAYRQAVKMDYRRRYQCCPGYYESRDKCVPRCTKECVHGRCVAPDRCQCEGGWRGDDCSSACDDQHWGPGCGQLCKCENGGLCNPVTGTCQCPPGYIGRRCEDPCPPVTFGKGCLQKCQCGTGGSCNKVTGECLCRENFTGTFCEKSCPKIRCLPRCPCQNGGICQGKGICACPPGWTGEVCTERCAEGRFGPNCAQECVCHNRGHCDPETGQCNCAEGFTGNRCSEECQVGSYGRDCKGVCDCANGARCFNIDGGCLCEPGFSGPQCRERMCRHGTYGLHCEHTCLCHDTHTLSCHPLKGECTCQPGWAGLYCNETCARGYYGHGCLEPCLCVNGGVCDSVSGRCHCAPGYTGAHCESPCKSGTYGKDCSLECSCSNSVDCSPIDGTCFCKEGWRGRYCSIPCSKDTWGLGCNATCQCANVALCNPADGSCTCSPGWQGPLCDQPCPMGTFGPGCLKRCDCLNADSCQGASGQCQCLPGWTGARCAQTCPEGTWGRHCNQSCFCQNSATCLPHSGACVCRQGYWGPTCQHMCSAGVYGDQCSITCPSCAHSSSCHHVTGQCVCTPGYTGALCEQACPVGLYGKQCTGVCRCAHNSTCNHQDGSCFCPPGWTGPDCTLQCRPGMFGLNCAQVCSCPPNFYCDPQTGECVCESGPGIDCKKERFVSMMVPVSPGERDSWGAIVGIVVLVILVVLLLALLLLYRRRQKDKQANTPTVSFSTSRTVNSEYAIPDVPHSYHHYYNPSYHTLTGGRPPLPHVPNNQDRAIKNTNNQLFCNVKNMERERGRGLFGVESNATLPADWKHHEAGKEPGAFGIDRSYSYSASLHYNKELKDTVVAASSSSLNSENPYATIKDLPFGPPESSYMEMRTTVPHERSYTEISPPPFSTATLRRERSSLGQVPEQEPQNHYDLPVNSHIPGHYDLPPVRRPPSPTCRRLPQ from the exons gaacCTTGCTCCGAGCCACGCACCTCTTACAGATGCACCCGTCACAG GATCACCTATAAGACAGCATACAGACAGGCGGTGAAGATGGACTACCGCCGGAGGTACCAGTGTTGCCCTGGTTACTACGAGAGCAGAGACAAATGTGTCC CTCGCTGTACTAAGGAGTGTGTCCATGGGAGATGTGTTGCTCCAGACCGCTGCCAGTGTGAGGGAGGCTGGCGTGGCGACGACTGCTCCAGTG CCTGCGATGACCAACACTGGGGTCCAGGTTGTGGTCAGCTGTGTAAGTGTGAGAACGGAGGCCTGTGCAATCCTGTGACCGGTACCTGCCAGTGTCCTCCAGGCTACATTGGGCGCCGCTGTGAGGACCCCTGCCCACCAGTCACCTTTGGCAAGGGCTGTCTTCAGAAGTGCCAGTGTGGAACTGGGGGTTCCTGCAATAAAGTGACCGGAGAGTGCCTGTGTCGAGAAAATTTCACTGGTACATT CTGTGAGAAGTCTTGCCCAAAGATTCGATGCCTGCCGCGATGCCCGTGCCAGAACGGGGGCATTTGCCAGGGGAAAGGAATCTGTGCGTGCCCCCCTGGGTGGACG ggtgAGGTGTGTACAGAGCGCTGTGCAGAGGGCAGGTTTGGTCCTAACTGTGCCCAAGAGTGTGTATGTCACAACCGGGGCCACTGCGACCCTGAGACAGGCCAGTGCAATTGTGCTGAAGGCTTCACTGGAAACAG GTGCAGCGAGGAGTGTCAGGTGGGTAGTTATGGGCGGGACTGTAAGGGTGTGTGCGACTGTGCCAACGGGGCTCGCTGCTTTAACATCGACGGAGGCTGTCTGTGTGAGCCTGGCTTCAGTGGACCCCAGTGCAGAGAGAGGATGTGTAGGCACGGCACCTACGGCCTTCACTGTGAACACACCTGCCTCtgccacgacacacacacactcag CTGTCACCCACTGAAAGGCGAATGCACGTGCCAGCCTGGCTGGGCGGGGCTTTACTGCAACGAGACCTGCGCCCGTGGTTACTACGGCCATGGTTGCCTGGAGCCCTGCCTGTGTGTCAACGGAGGGGTGTGTGACAGTGTGAGCGGGCGCTGCCACTGTGCCCCTGGGTACACG GGTGCTCACTGTGAGAGTCCCTGTAAGAGTGGTACCTATGGGAAGGACTGTTCTCTGGAGTGCTCCTGTTCCAACTCAGTGGACTGCTCTCCCATTGATGGGACCTGCTTCTGCAAAGAGG gctggcgAGGGCGGTACTGCTCCATACCCTGTTCTAAGGACACCTGGGGCCTGGGTTGCAACGCCACATGCCAGTGTGCCAATGTGGCTTTGTGTAACCCAGCAGACGGATCCTGCACTTGCTCTCCAGGCTGGCAGGGGCCCCTGTGCGACCAACCATGCCCC ATGGGCACGTTCGGGCCAGGCTGCCTGAAGAGGTGTGACTGCCTCAATGCAGACAGCTGCCAGGGTGCCAGCGGGCAGTGCCAGTGTCTGCCAGGGTGGACTG GTGCTCGCTGTGCCCAGACATGCCCAGAGGGTACATGGGGACGTCACTGTAACCAGAGCTGCTTCTGTCAGAACAGTGCCACCTGTCTGCCACACAGCGGTGCCTGTGTTTGTCGCCAAGGTTACTGGGGACCCACCTGTCAGCATA tgtGCAGTGCAGGTGTGTATGGTGACCAGTGCAGTATAACATGCCCGTCCTGTGCCCACTCCTCCTCCTGCCACCATGTcacaggccagtgtgtgtgtacccCCGGGTACACTGGAGCCCTTTGTGAACAAG CCTGTCCAGTGGGTCTCTATGGTAAGCAGTGTACTGGAGTGTGTAGATGTGCCCACAACTCAACGTGCAACCATCAAGATGGGTCCTGCTTCTGCCCCCCAGGATGGACAGGCCCTGACTGTACTTTAC AATGCCGTCCTGGGATGTTTGGCCTTAACTGTGCCCAAGTCTGCTCCTGCCCACCCAACTTCTACTGTGACCCACAgacaggggagtgtgtgtgtgaatcaggACCAGGGATCGACTGCAAAAAAG AACGCTTTGTGAGTATGATGGTGCCCGTGTCCCCGGGGGAGAGGGACTCATGGGGGGCCATCGTGGGTATCGTGGTGCTGGTCATCCTGGTGGTGCTGCTGCTGGCCCTGCTACTGCTCTACCGCCGCCGGCAGAAAGACAAGCAAGCCAACACACCGAcagtctccttctccacctcGCGCACCGTCAACTCCGAATACGCAATACCAG ATGTTCCTCAcagctaccaccactactacaaccccagctaccacacactgactggggGCAGACCCCCTCTACCACACGTCCCCAACAACCAGGACCGCGCCATCAAG AACACCAATAACCAGCTCTTCTGTAACGTGAagaacatggagagggagagagggcgaggcCTGTTTGGGGTGGAGAGCAATGCCACTTTGCCTGCAGACTGGAAACACCATGAGGCTGGCAAAGAACCAG GAGCTTTTGGCATTGACCGCAGTTATAGCTACAGTGCCAGCCTTCATTACAACAAAG AGCTGAAGGACACTGTGGTGGCAGCTAGCAGCAGTTCTCTGAACAGTGAGAACCCCTACGCCACCATTAAAGACCTGCCCTTCGGCCCTCCCGAGAGCAGCTACATGGAGATGAGGACGACCGTGCCCCATGAGAGGTCCTACACGGAGATCAGCCCTCCACCATTCAGCACAGCAACATTACGCAGAG AGCGCAGTTCCCTTGGCCAGGTCCCAGAGCAGGAGCCCCAGAATCACTATGACCTACCTGTGAACAGCCACATCCCAGGACACTATGACCTGCCACCTGTCCGCCGCCCACCCTCTCCCACATGCAGGAGACTGCCCCAATGA